The following are from one region of the Heliangelus exortis chromosome 2, bHelExo1.hap1, whole genome shotgun sequence genome:
- the IGFBP1 gene encoding insulin-like growth factor-binding protein 1 isoform X2: MSNLGSLLRRCWLPSLLLPALLGPRLAAGAALHPLRCAPCTPEQLTLCPTVAPGCPEMSRQPGCGCCQTCALGPGQPCGVYTARCRQGLRCHVPAGEPRPLSALIQGQGTCLPAGEAGGMRTAEPADSIEPEGMPLESTEITQDQLLNYQLMFLIGQDKSIPWNAITAYENMKAKRVSELKKWKEQGPCQKELYKALYKLAKAQQRGGGEIYKFYMPNCNKNGFYQSKQCATSLDGESAGCWCVYPKTGKKIPGSPEMNRDLECQQYVNSQE, translated from the exons ATGAGCAACCTGGGGTCTCTGCTGCGCCGCTGCTGGCTCCCGTCCCTGCTGCTGCCGGCGCTCCTGGGCCCGCGCCTCGCCGCCGGGGCGGCCCTGCACCCACTGCGCTGCGCTCCCTGCACCCCGGAGCAGCTCACCCTCTGCCCGACCGTCGCTCCCGGCTGCCCGGAGATGTCCCGACAGCCCGGCTGCGGCTGTTGCCAGACCTGCGCCCTGGGGCCGGGACAGCCGTGCGGGGTCTACACGGCCCGCTGCCGCCAGGGGCTCCGCTGCCACGTCCCCGCCGGAGAGCCCCGGCCCCTCTCCGCCCTCATCCAGGGGCAAGGGACGTGCTTGCCCGCCGGCGAGGCTGGAGGGATGCGGACGGCGGAGCCGGCAG ACTCTATTGAACCTGAAGGTATGCCTTTGGAAAGCACTGAAATCACACAGGATCAGCTGCTGAACTATCAATTGATGTTTCTGATAGGCCAGGACAAATCCATCCCCTGGAATGCCATTACTGCATatgaaaacatgaaagcaaAGAGAGTATCTGAACTCAAGAAATGGAAAGAGCAG GGACCTTGTCAGAAGGAACTCTACAAAGCCCTGTATAAATTGGCaaaggcacagcagagaggtggtggggagATTTACAAATTCTACATGCCCAACTGCAACAAGAATGGATTTTACCAAAGCAAACAG TGTGCAACTTCACTGGATGGAGAGTCTGCTGGATGCTGGTGTGTCTATccaaaaactggaaaaaaaattcctggatCTCCAGAAATGAACAGAGACCTTGAATGCCAGCAGTATGTCAACTCACAAGAATAA
- the IGFBP1 gene encoding insulin-like growth factor-binding protein 1 isoform X1 gives MSNLGSLLRRCWLPSLLLPALLGPRLAAGAALHPLRCAPCTPEQLTLCPTVAPGCPEMSRQPGCGCCQTCALGPGQPCGVYTARCRQGLRCHVPAGEPRPLSALIQGQGTCLPAGEAGGMRTAEPADSIEPEGMPLESTEITQDQLLNYQLMFLIGQDKSIPWNAITAYENMKAKRVSELKKWKEQWYFLQGPCQKELYKALYKLAKAQQRGGGEIYKFYMPNCNKNGFYQSKQCATSLDGESAGCWCVYPKTGKKIPGSPEMNRDLECQQYVNSQE, from the exons ATGAGCAACCTGGGGTCTCTGCTGCGCCGCTGCTGGCTCCCGTCCCTGCTGCTGCCGGCGCTCCTGGGCCCGCGCCTCGCCGCCGGGGCGGCCCTGCACCCACTGCGCTGCGCTCCCTGCACCCCGGAGCAGCTCACCCTCTGCCCGACCGTCGCTCCCGGCTGCCCGGAGATGTCCCGACAGCCCGGCTGCGGCTGTTGCCAGACCTGCGCCCTGGGGCCGGGACAGCCGTGCGGGGTCTACACGGCCCGCTGCCGCCAGGGGCTCCGCTGCCACGTCCCCGCCGGAGAGCCCCGGCCCCTCTCCGCCCTCATCCAGGGGCAAGGGACGTGCTTGCCCGCCGGCGAGGCTGGAGGGATGCGGACGGCGGAGCCGGCAG ACTCTATTGAACCTGAAGGTATGCCTTTGGAAAGCACTGAAATCACACAGGATCAGCTGCTGAACTATCAATTGATGTTTCTGATAGGCCAGGACAAATCCATCCCCTGGAATGCCATTACTGCATatgaaaacatgaaagcaaAGAGAGTATCTGAACTCAAGAAATGGAAAGAGCAG TGGTATTTTCTGCAGGGACCTTGTCAGAAGGAACTCTACAAAGCCCTGTATAAATTGGCaaaggcacagcagagaggtggtggggagATTTACAAATTCTACATGCCCAACTGCAACAAGAATGGATTTTACCAAAGCAAACAG TGTGCAACTTCACTGGATGGAGAGTCTGCTGGATGCTGGTGTGTCTATccaaaaactggaaaaaaaattcctggatCTCCAGAAATGAACAGAGACCTTGAATGCCAGCAGTATGTCAACTCACAAGAATAA